From the genome of Lotus japonicus ecotype B-129 chromosome 6, LjGifu_v1.2, one region includes:
- the LOC130722986 gene encoding putative F-box/FBD/LRR-repeat protein At5g62970, whose amino-acid sequence MKDILNTSVLSKRWSYIWYLMRDFKFDMLNVLGSEETLLEKGYIVDVTEKRYEFSDASRNEYVKIVDQIIKNFKGTEIDSFMVEFSMKQENSSTIDQWITFAVLRGVKRIDLLFGFDYDGYYKFPFGLFSKFDNSKLKHMQLRYCLVYQETSFEILPLTNLRSLILEDSKVDEIFLKTLLHDCHLLEELSLIRCDINTSILNIESSSLCLLKLEFCTLKGYNLHTDRLWINTPALKSIHFRAYCTIEETAKIFPLIATLPQLEILNLYIPNTPDFINYLNREDFTLENLKELNLIYGPREYNFDISWLSIILQASPILQKLSVMITSPMVSTHLPAIRDVRTFSHCEIKIIELGGCVGNFYEIEITLNALKYFHKLERIVLSPYWINEFLDQGLKCDPTWSQSGRERILEELHGKGIGLDKLVLV is encoded by the exons ATGAAAGATATATTGAACACTAGCGTACTGTCTAAAAGGTGGAGCTACATTTGGTATCTAATGAGAGATTTTAAATTTGATATGCTAAATGTGCTTGGAAGTGAGGAGACATTACTAGAAAAGGGATATATTGTTGATGTGACTGAGAAACGATATGAATTTTCGGATGCGAGTAGGAATGAATATGTTAAAATAGTTGATCAAATTATCAAGAATTTCAAAGGTACTGAGATTGATTCTTTTATGGTGGAATTCTCTATGAAACAAGAAAATAGTAGCACCATTGATCAATGGATCACTTTTGCAGTTTTAAGGGGAGTTAAAAGAATTGATCTTCTCTTTGGTTTTGATTATGATGGATATTACAAGTTTCCTTTTGGCTTATTTTCCAAGTTTGATAATTCAAAACTCAAGCATATGCAACTTAGATATTGTCTGGTTTATCAAGAAACAAGCTTTGAAATTTTACCACTCACAAATTTGAGATCTCTTATACTTGAAGATTCAAAGGTAGATGAAATCTTTCTCAAAACCTTGCTACATGATTGCCATTTACTTGAAGAGCTCAGCTTAATTCGTTGTGATATCAATACATCAATCTTAAATATTGAAAGTTCATCATTATGTCTTCTCAAGCTAGAGTTTTGCACGTTAAAAGGGTACAATTTACACACAGATCGGTTATGGATTAATACTCCAGCTCTGAAGAGTATTCACTTCCGCGCATATTGCACTATAGAGGAGACAGCTAAAATATTTCCACTCATTGCAACTCTTCCTCAGcttgagattctgaatttaTATATTCCCAACACACCCGACTTTATAAATTATCTCAACCGAGAAGATTTCACACTAGAAAATCTCAAAGAGTTGAATTTGATTTATGGACCGAGAGAATATAACTTTGATATTTCGTGGCTTTCAATCATTCTTCAAGCTTCTCCTATTCTACAAAAACTTTCAGTCATG ATAACAAGTCCAATGGTTTCTACTCACCTACCAGCAATTCGAGATGTTAGGACGTTTTCTCATTGCGAGATCAAAATTATTGAACTAGGGGGCTGTGTGGGTAACTTTTATGAAATTGAGATCACCTTGAATGCTTTGAAATATTTTCACAAACTTGAGCGAATAGTTTTAAGTCCTTATTGGATAAATGAATTCTTGGATCAAGGCTTGAAATGCGATCCAACATGGTCTCAAAGTGGACGTGAAAGAATCCTTGAAGAGCTTCATGGTAAAGGGATTGGACTAGACAAACTTGTACTCGTATAA